Proteins from a single region of Chryseobacterium sp. W4I1:
- a CDS encoding cytochrome-c peroxidase has product MFIMINAAAISKRGQFRPLWISFIFIVLTFSSCSDEVIEPLEKDKAYNMEMPSGFPEITFDITGNPITVNGVALGKKLFYEGRLSRNNTISCGFCHIQEYAFTHHGHPVSHGIDDKLGIRNAPPIQNMAFLRNYTWDGVSHHLDERSLVPITTDFEMDSSLPEAAGKLNADAKYKKMFAAAFGDENITGDRILKALSQFMATMVSADSKYDRYKKGNTVLSNEEIQGMTLFQKKCSSCHSGELFTDESFRNTGMYYNTQFKDAGRYRVTLDQVDWMKFRVPSLRNVEYTAPYMHDGRFYTLEAVLNFYSDNVEDNPNLDPQLKQDEHLGIPMNTQEKQFIIAFLKTLSDKTFISNPKFAE; this is encoded by the coding sequence ATGTTCATAATGATTAATGCAGCAGCAATATCCAAAAGGGGGCAGTTCCGTCCTCTTTGGATCTCCTTTATTTTTATCGTACTGACATTTTCATCTTGTTCCGATGAGGTTATTGAGCCTTTGGAAAAAGATAAAGCGTACAATATGGAAATGCCTTCTGGTTTTCCTGAAATAACATTTGATATTACGGGAAATCCCATCACGGTAAACGGAGTAGCGCTAGGAAAAAAACTATTTTATGAAGGAAGATTATCAAGAAACAATACCATTTCCTGTGGATTCTGTCATATCCAGGAATACGCTTTTACCCATCACGGACATCCTGTAAGTCATGGAATTGATGATAAACTGGGAATCAGAAATGCGCCACCCATTCAGAACATGGCCTTTCTTAGAAATTATACCTGGGACGGAGTAAGCCACCATCTGGATGAAAGATCACTGGTACCCATTACAACCGATTTTGAAATGGACAGTTCTCTGCCGGAAGCAGCAGGAAAGCTTAATGCTGATGCAAAATATAAAAAAATGTTCGCAGCCGCCTTTGGAGACGAAAATATTACAGGCGACAGAATTCTGAAAGCATTGTCACAGTTTATGGCAACAATGGTTTCTGCGGATTCCAAATATGACCGGTACAAAAAAGGGAATACAGTTCTTAGCAATGAAGAAATCCAGGGAATGACACTGTTTCAGAAGAAATGTTCCTCCTGCCACAGCGGAGAATTATTTACCGACGAGAGTTTTAGGAATACAGGAATGTACTACAATACCCAGTTCAAAGATGCCGGGCGTTACCGGGTTACCCTTGATCAGGTAGACTGGATGAAATTCCGTGTGCCAAGTCTGAGAAATGTAGAATATACTGCACCCTACATGCATGATGGAAGATTTTACACGTTGGAAGCAGTTCTGAATTTCTATTCGGATAATGTAGAAGACAATCCGAATCTTGATCCACAGCTGAAGCAGGACGAACACCTCGGAATTCCCATGAATACCCAGGAAAAGCAGTTCATCATCGCCTTTTTGAAAACCCTGTCCGATAAAACCTTTATTTCCAATCCAAAATTTGCAGAATGA